TCCCCGGCCTGCAGAGCCGCAGCAGAAACTTCCAGCCCGACAAACCCTGCGCTTCCCTCTAATTAGCCTCATTAGCCCGCTGTTCTGACttgcccaggagcagggcagcacaggaTCATGCCAGACGAGCCGTCCGTGCTAACGGCTGCCAGAGCCCGGCTTCTCACCTGGGCTGGAGGCTCCCGGGAAGCCCCAGATGGCTGTCAGCGGCAGCCCGCACCCCCGGGACGCCGCGGGGACGCCCCCTGACGACCCcaaccccccggccccggccccggccccgcagcgcgcTCCGAGCCGCGGCTCGGTTACCTGGGGGCGCCCGGctaaccggggggggggggaacggccCCGCGggagccgcagccccgccgcctcGGGCCCGGCCTCGGCTCCCTCCGGCTTCCCCCCGGGGCTGGAGGCCCCCGCCCGgcgccggccccgggccccgcccgCTTCGGGCCCCCGCGGAGCCCCCAGCGGCGCAGCACGGCCCCACCTGGCGCGCGCCGCCCGGCGCCCCGGGCCCGGTGCCGTTGAGCAGCGGGGTGCTCTCCCCCGCGGGCCCGTCCTCGTCCTCGTCGCGGGGGTCGCGGCCGGACCACGACACCTTCTTGGCGACGTTGGCCatgcgcggcggcggcggcgcggctccGCCGGCCCCTGCCTCGCCGGCCGGTCATGTGacccgcgccgccgccgccgtcacGTGAGCGCCgcgggccccgcgccccgcggcACCATGGGAGTTGTAGTCCCGTCGGGCCCGAGGCCTGGCGGCGGTGGGAGcagggggaccccccccacacacacacccaggGGGGCAGCGCAGAGCCCGGCGCCACCCCCGGGGCCTCGCGGGCAGCGGGCGgctgccggccccccccccccccccggctcgcTCCCGGTCACGGTCACGGGTGTTTCCGTGCCGCCCCCGCCGCCTGACTCAGTGGCAaaagctgctgggcagggggcacgCGGCGAGCACGAGCGGGTGAccgagccccgctccccgctccccgctccccgcagcgccGTGCCCAGCGTGAGCCGCCGGCCAGGCACCGGCTGCGGGGCCGTGGGGGCAGCCGGCCTGCGGGGAGGCCGCAGGGCGTGAAACCACCTGGGGGCACGCCGTGCCGCTGCCTGCCCGCTGCCGCACGCCCTCTTGTTCCGGGCCCTGTGCCCGTCAGGGCTCAGAGTGTCGCCGAGCGGTACCGGGAAGGGCAAGACCGTAAATAAATGAGGTTTCCTCTCTGCCTGGAGCGTTTTAATAGGAACGAGAGGGCTGTACGTGCTcctggaggcaggagcaggcctCCGCGTGGCCGCCtgctccccggccccgcgcctcAGAGCCTCGGCACCCCCCGGGTGagagcagtgctgggagcaCCCAGCTGCCTCCCTCGGGTGCTCAGCCCCACGGGGAGGCACAGCGACGTGACCAGACGTGGGGGCTCCGCATCACTACTGTGAAAATCGCATCACAGCCCTGAAAATCAGATTACGCTTCCCCGCTGAACCctggctgcccagctcctgTGCCCTGCCTCAGCACGCACCGTGCCCTGGAGCTGGTGGCGTGCCCTGGCcggggcagcagctctgcaggcagcgagcagggagggaaggggtgcGGGGGTACCTCTGCCTGGCGCCCCCAACACCTCAAACCAGCCTGCAACTTCCCAGGGGATACAACAGCCCACCAGCGGCGGCCTGGCCACGAGACAGCCCGCTGCCTGGTGTCCCAGCACCCGGGGGGACGTGGCTCGCACCGGCCAGGTACCACGAGCCACCGGTGAGCTGCCGGGCTCGTCACGGGCAGTGCTCGAGGCAGGTGCACGCCACCCCCTGCACCTCACCCTGCAGGGAGGCATTGGCCAGAGTCAGGAGGGGCCTGCAGGGCAGCCCCTGGCCAGTTGCCATGCTGGCCACCTCCCCGGGCATGAGAGCCCGGTTCCAGAGGGCCAAGCCGGCCAGCCGGCCCACAAAGGCTCCCGTGGGGCTAAATCCCACTCTGACGTGGCCCTGCGGCTGGCCTAGCACCAGTGAGCCGCCAGCGGGGATTTCATAGCCCTGCTGGAAGCCAGAGCCGGCGGCCAGCAGCCTCCTGTCCACGTAGAAGCGGTACTGGCCCCAGCTGGAGGACCAGATGAGGCAGAGGTGGTGCCATTTGCCATCCAGGAGCGGCGTCACTGGGAGCTCCCGAAACGCTGTGTCCCCGATGACAAAACACGCGGATCCAGGATCCCTGTCCTGGCCATGCACGGCCAGCTTGCTGTCCCCGTCCTCGCTGGCGTAGTACAGGACGGTGCCGaggcggggggccggggtgaGCACCCAGGTGCAGAGCGACAGCGCCCACAGCCCCGCGCGCAGCCCTGGCCGCAGGACGGCCGCGTTGCTGGCAGAGGCGCCGGGGAAGAGCAGCACGGGGCCCACGTcgcaggctggggaagggaacAGCGCTCAGCCAGGGCTGCAAGGACGAATGTCCCTGGTGCCCCGGCATGGGCCATGCAACCTCTTTAACTCCCACTGCAGGATCTGAGTGCAGTcctgtgttttaaaattgaaCTGAAGGGCACAGAGCTCTGTctcctgccagcactggggCTTGAACACCCCCCCCACACTCCCCCAGCCAAGCCTGGCGGCAGCAGGAAGCAGCCACCCCTCTGGGCCCGCACCTAcctgtccccagctgctcctgggggcCCGTGGCCGTGGCAGACAGCGCCGCTGTGACAGCCTGGGCGTCACGAAGGGGCTCCGTGTCCTCCGTGGGCATCCCGATGGTCCCAGTCTCCACCAGCAGCCGGTGCCCTTCCTCCCACAGCCGCTGCCTCACCTTCAGGGGCCGagggctggcagtgctggggggcacggggccccGTGGCTCATGCTGGCTGCGGACTGTGTCCCACGGGCTGTGCGGCTCAGCACCGGCCTCAGGGCGAGTGAGCAGGTGGTGCCGGGGGGTCAGGCCACCCACCGTCCCCTCCAGCCGCTTCACCCTGCGGTGCAGCcgctggccagcagcagccaggcggGCCAGCTCGGCGCCCAGGACGGCCCGGGCTGCGTCGGCCGCCTCCgcctgctctgccagcacctgAAACCGTCTGTCGATGTTGTAGGAGATGTTGTAGTTCCTGGCGATGCTCTGGAGATGGCTCAGCGTCACCTCCTGGAAACGGCGAAACTGCAACGGAGCAGGGT
This is a stretch of genomic DNA from Anser cygnoides isolate HZ-2024a breed goose chromosome 15, Taihu_goose_T2T_genome, whole genome shotgun sequence. It encodes these proteins:
- the PTX4 gene encoding pentraxin-4 — its product is MAGTVLPLCLLLAAALRGGLPEAPGPAARTGPVLQRLRMLEEQFRRFQEVTLSHLQSIARNYNISYNIDRRFQVLAEQAEAADAARAVLGAELARLAAAGQRLHRRVKRLEGTVGGLTPRHHLLTRPEAGAEPHSPWDTVRSQHEPRGPVPPSTASPRPLKVRQRLWEEGHRLLVETGTIGMPTEDTEPLRDAQAVTAALSATATGPQEQLGTACDVGPVLLFPGASASNAAVLRPGLRAGLWALSLCTWVLTPAPRLGTVLYYASEDGDSKLAVHGQDRDPGSACFVIGDTAFRELPVTPLLDGKWHHLCLIWSSSWGQYRFYVDRRLLAAGSGFQQGYEIPAGGSLVLGQPQGHVRVGFSPTGAFVGRLAGLALWNRALMPGEVASMATGQGLPCRPLLTLANASLQGEVQGVACTCLEHCP